A genomic segment from Tessaracoccus defluvii encodes:
- a CDS encoding transposase family protein, producing the protein MPDSTSCCRAGGGYCQRCDLLVGLPGLHVVGVHRDDAGLRVEVESVRQEVMGCPACGVIAHAHGRQRVELIDAPCFTAPVKLWWRKRRWLCPEPSCPVTSFMEQDPDVAPPRALLTARATSWAIVQMRREKASVQGMARQLGCTWRTLW; encoded by the coding sequence ATGCCCGATTCTACTTCCTGCTGCCGTGCCGGCGGCGGCTACTGCCAGCGCTGCGATCTTCTGGTCGGGTTGCCGGGGCTCCACGTGGTCGGGGTCCATCGCGACGACGCGGGGCTCCGGGTCGAGGTCGAATCCGTCCGGCAGGAGGTGATGGGCTGCCCCGCCTGCGGGGTCATCGCGCATGCGCATGGCCGGCAGAGGGTGGAGCTGATCGACGCGCCGTGCTTCACCGCGCCGGTGAAGCTGTGGTGGCGGAAACGACGCTGGCTGTGTCCCGAACCATCGTGTCCGGTGACCTCGTTCATGGAACAAGACCCCGACGTCGCGCCACCCAGAGCGTTGCTCACCGCGCGGGCGACGTCGTGGGCAATCGTGCAGATGCGGCGGGAGAAGGCCTCGGTCCAGGGGATGGCCCGGCAACTCGGCTGCACTTGGAGGACCCTGTGGTGA
- a CDS encoding glycosyltransferase family 4 protein, giving the protein MKLGMLTQWFDPEAGPAGLPGVYAREFVRQGHDVQVLTGFPNYPEGELYPGYRMRPRMTEHMDGVAVTRVPLYPNHSRSAMGRFANYASFALSAATLGAGALRGSDAIWVYNSPASVALPQLLHSRFGRTPVFLHIQDLWPDSLIESGMFPGGRFGTAATRLVAAVVRLMENRSAVIGVISPGVRELILSRNPKISPDQIAYVPNPTNEALYGPVSELRKDLQVDKPASSPVEFMYAGSMGDVQGLDTLIDAAQLLNGREDIQITLVGDGIARTRLESRVQALGLRNVTFTGRVPQAEIPHLMARSDAQLVSLAANDFLRYTTPSKIPTILATGTPIVAQIEGDGAALIRDAGAGEVSAPGDATELAEAISKIANLRPEQRAALGETGKHYYQTALSAETAAAKISGALMSPGCS; this is encoded by the coding sequence GTGAAACTCGGCATGCTCACCCAGTGGTTCGACCCAGAGGCCGGCCCAGCAGGACTCCCAGGTGTCTACGCCCGCGAGTTCGTACGCCAGGGCCATGATGTACAAGTCCTAACAGGTTTCCCCAACTACCCCGAGGGCGAGCTCTACCCCGGCTATCGGATGCGTCCGAGGATGACTGAGCACATGGACGGGGTGGCCGTCACTCGCGTCCCGCTCTACCCCAACCACAGCAGATCGGCCATGGGACGGTTCGCCAACTACGCAAGTTTCGCTCTCTCAGCCGCCACACTCGGCGCTGGAGCGCTGCGAGGCTCAGACGCCATCTGGGTGTACAACTCCCCAGCCTCGGTCGCCCTGCCGCAACTCCTTCACTCACGTTTCGGCCGTACCCCTGTCTTCCTCCACATCCAGGACCTCTGGCCCGACTCCCTCATCGAGAGCGGCATGTTCCCCGGCGGACGATTCGGGACTGCTGCCACACGGCTCGTGGCAGCTGTCGTCAGGCTGATGGAGAATCGATCCGCGGTGATCGGCGTGATCTCACCTGGCGTGCGAGAACTCATTCTCAGCAGGAACCCAAAGATCTCGCCTGACCAGATTGCGTACGTCCCCAACCCGACCAATGAGGCACTGTATGGCCCCGTGTCCGAGTTGCGAAAGGACCTTCAAGTCGACAAACCTGCCTCCAGCCCAGTCGAGTTCATGTACGCCGGCTCCATGGGCGACGTACAAGGCCTCGACACCCTCATTGATGCGGCACAGCTGCTCAACGGCCGGGAAGACATCCAGATCACCCTCGTCGGCGACGGGATCGCTCGCACTAGGCTCGAGAGCAGAGTTCAGGCGCTCGGGCTTCGAAACGTTACCTTCACCGGCCGCGTACCTCAGGCTGAGATCCCCCACCTCATGGCGCGCTCAGACGCTCAACTCGTGAGTCTCGCAGCTAACGACTTCCTCCGCTACACTACCCCCAGCAAGATCCCGACCATCCTCGCCACAGGCACTCCGATTGTGGCTCAGATCGAGGGTGATGGGGCCGCACTCATTCGGGACGCAGGCGCCGGCGAGGTTTCGGCTCCCGGCGATGCAACCGAACTCGCCGAAGCAATCTCCAAGATCGCCAATCTGCGGCCCGAACAGCGGGCGGCTCTCGGCGAGACCGGGAAGCACTACTACCAGACTGCGCTTTCGGCCGAAACCGCCGCCGCGAAAATATCTGGCGCACTCATGTCACCGGGGTGCAGCTAA
- a CDS encoding arsenate reductase/protein-tyrosine-phosphatase family protein, with protein MTATILTVCSGNICRSPFAAALLCERLAGLDVRVESAGTIATDGLPMSSQTLIQARLAGIADLDHSARFLTERILAEADLVLAMTAEHRSAVVRLLPSLARRTFTLTEFAARVAANPESTPGTATDAKSALRDYARSLVRRPAPAAEATPDVEDPYGRLAEAYARMAEQIIPAVDAVAQAIDSQFPEEQRGTSEHLTRAFPEEPRGTSGVSKGHTRTETRH; from the coding sequence ATGACCGCAACCATCCTGACGGTGTGCAGCGGCAACATCTGCCGCTCCCCGTTCGCCGCCGCTCTTCTGTGTGAGCGGCTCGCCGGGCTCGACGTGCGGGTGGAGAGCGCCGGCACGATCGCCACGGACGGCCTGCCCATGTCATCCCAGACCCTCATCCAGGCGCGGCTGGCGGGAATCGCGGACCTCGATCACAGCGCCCGCTTCCTGACCGAGCGGATCCTTGCCGAGGCCGATCTGGTGTTGGCGATGACGGCCGAGCACCGCAGCGCCGTGGTCCGGCTACTGCCGAGCTTGGCCCGCCGCACGTTCACGCTGACGGAGTTCGCGGCGCGGGTGGCCGCGAACCCAGAATCGACCCCGGGTACCGCCACGGATGCGAAGTCAGCGCTGCGCGACTACGCCCGTTCGCTGGTCCGCCGCCCCGCCCCCGCAGCTGAGGCGACCCCCGATGTAGAGGACCCCTACGGCCGCCTCGCTGAGGCCTACGCCCGAATGGCGGAGCAGATCATCCCAGCGGTCGATGCCGTGGCCCAGGCCATCGATTCGCAGTTCCCTGAGGAGCAGCGAGGAACGAGCGAGCATCTCACAAGGGCGTTCCCTGAGGAGCCGCGAGGGACGAGCGGCGTCTCGAAGGGCCACACCCGAACAGAGACGAGGCACTGA
- a CDS encoding MraY family glycosyltransferase, whose translation MPTLLTGAAEASPLLLVCAIAAATGLLGLVEDLRGLPVLVRAAGQCAAGAALLTVLSISIGFYWMWIPLGALCFAAYVNIANFMDGVNGISSLHGLATGLSFTALGWMSSTDWMVISGLLLATCFITFLPWNLIRPGMFLGDVGSYLLGGAVAAIAITAMATGLPVMAIVAPMAIYVADTMTTLVRRALRGEPILHSHRTHTYQRLTDLGLSHMAVSALVTLLTVVCSLSGLAVAAGAVSELSGALVITAAIVVYLALPRLGAARVARRTKRTEAAEPALLPPDTAPSHRETVPRRTDEGS comes from the coding sequence GTGCCGACGCTCCTCACCGGCGCCGCCGAAGCCAGCCCGCTCCTACTGGTCTGTGCAATCGCAGCAGCGACGGGGCTCCTTGGACTCGTCGAGGACCTCAGAGGGCTCCCTGTTCTCGTTCGCGCGGCGGGCCAATGTGCAGCTGGAGCTGCGCTCCTGACAGTTCTCTCGATCAGCATCGGTTTCTACTGGATGTGGATTCCGCTCGGTGCGCTGTGTTTTGCCGCCTACGTGAACATCGCGAACTTCATGGATGGCGTCAACGGAATCTCAAGCCTCCACGGGCTCGCCACTGGGCTTTCCTTCACCGCCTTGGGATGGATGTCATCCACAGACTGGATGGTCATCAGCGGGCTCCTCTTGGCAACCTGCTTCATCACCTTCCTTCCCTGGAACCTGATCCGACCAGGAATGTTCCTCGGAGATGTCGGTAGTTACCTGCTCGGCGGGGCAGTGGCCGCAATCGCAATCACTGCAATGGCGACAGGGCTCCCGGTCATGGCCATTGTTGCCCCAATGGCCATCTACGTGGCAGACACGATGACGACCCTCGTAAGGCGCGCGCTGCGTGGCGAGCCAATACTCCACTCTCACCGAACTCACACCTATCAGCGGCTAACGGACCTGGGGCTCTCCCACATGGCGGTGTCGGCCTTGGTAACGCTGCTCACCGTTGTGTGCAGCCTCAGCGGACTCGCAGTCGCCGCCGGCGCAGTCTCGGAGCTTTCCGGGGCTCTCGTCATCACAGCTGCCATCGTCGTGTATCTGGCGCTCCCCCGCCTTGGGGCAGCGCGCGTGGCCCGGCGAACCAAGCGCACTGAGGCTGCGGAACCCGCACTCCTCCCGCCCGACACCGCACCAAGCCACCGCGAGACGGTCCCCCGGCGGACCGACGAAGGGTCATGA
- a CDS encoding polysaccharide biosynthesis tyrosine autokinase yields the protein MELRDYLRLLRIHWLPLLLGLVLGSALALGFSLLQPKVYTADSNALVTVTAPGNTGPSISSESLARSKVNSFVEIGSWRSVAEEAATVLGIDDSPESLVTRVKVTNPTDTTIIRVTANAPSPEEARDLAEAWVRGMITVISEVEGVPDPATGGITVTPGDSARLPTAPSSPNVKQNVAIGALLGLLLAAGYAVIRTALDRKIRTPEAVSEQTGLSVVGTLPLTPELAKGSGLLPLEPGSEAASSLRLLAEATRELRTNLQYTNIDEPPKAIVMTSPQPGGGKSTTASNLAIVLAQAGQPVVLIDTDLRRPRIAALWNLDNAAGLTDALAGRADVDDVTHYVGPEGMLRVITSGRIPPNPSEVLGSQRMLQLVADLGRDAMVIMDAPPLSPVTDAAILAAHADGALLVVGTGKTTIDALQHATESLSRVNAKPLGVVMNRVPTKGSGRASYGYSSEYRTYYGSQETVPSAAAPVTVIPQRPGAGSDRGSARRGR from the coding sequence ATGGAACTGCGTGACTACCTCCGACTCCTCAGGATCCACTGGCTCCCCCTTCTCCTCGGCCTCGTCCTCGGCTCCGCCCTCGCACTGGGCTTCAGCCTTCTCCAGCCGAAGGTATACACCGCCGACAGCAACGCCCTCGTCACCGTCACCGCCCCCGGCAACACAGGCCCGTCCATCTCGTCGGAGAGCCTGGCCCGCAGCAAGGTGAACTCTTTCGTCGAGATCGGTTCCTGGCGCAGCGTCGCCGAGGAGGCCGCCACCGTTCTCGGCATCGACGACTCCCCCGAATCCCTCGTCACCCGGGTGAAGGTCACCAACCCCACCGACACGACGATCATCCGTGTCACCGCGAACGCGCCCTCACCCGAGGAGGCCCGTGACCTCGCCGAGGCCTGGGTGCGGGGCATGATCACGGTCATCAGCGAGGTCGAGGGCGTACCGGATCCCGCCACCGGAGGCATCACAGTCACCCCCGGCGACTCCGCTCGCCTCCCCACCGCCCCCTCGTCACCGAACGTGAAGCAGAACGTGGCCATCGGAGCCCTGCTCGGCCTGCTGCTCGCGGCCGGCTACGCCGTGATCCGCACCGCTCTGGACCGCAAGATCCGCACGCCGGAGGCCGTCTCGGAGCAGACGGGGCTGTCGGTGGTCGGCACGCTGCCCTTGACCCCAGAACTGGCGAAGGGCAGCGGACTGCTCCCCCTGGAGCCCGGCAGCGAGGCCGCGAGCAGCCTGCGGCTCCTCGCCGAGGCCACCCGGGAGCTGCGCACGAACCTGCAGTACACAAACATCGACGAGCCTCCCAAGGCGATCGTGATGACGAGCCCCCAGCCCGGCGGCGGCAAGTCGACCACCGCCAGCAACCTGGCCATAGTCCTCGCCCAGGCCGGACAGCCGGTGGTGCTGATCGACACCGATCTCCGCCGGCCCCGCATCGCCGCCCTCTGGAACCTCGACAACGCCGCCGGCCTCACCGACGCCCTGGCCGGCCGGGCCGACGTCGACGACGTCACCCACTACGTCGGCCCCGAGGGGATGCTTCGGGTCATCACGTCGGGCCGGATCCCGCCGAACCCCAGCGAGGTCCTCGGCTCGCAGCGAATGCTGCAACTGGTCGCCGACCTCGGCCGCGACGCCATGGTCATCATGGACGCTCCCCCGCTGTCGCCCGTGACGGACGCCGCGATCCTCGCCGCCCATGCCGACGGCGCCCTTCTGGTGGTGGGCACGGGCAAGACGACGATTGATGCCCTGCAACACGCGACGGAGAGCCTGTCGCGCGTCAACGCGAAGCCGCTGGGCGTCGTGATGAACAGGGTGCCGACGAAGGGCTCGGGTCGGGCGAGCTACGGCTACAGCAGCGAGTACCGCACGTACTACGGCAGCCAGGAGACGGTGCCCTCAGCGGCCGCGCCTGTGACCGTGATTCCCCAGCGTCCAGGCGCCGGGTCTGATCGAGGATCGGCCCGACGCGGACGGTAG
- the istA gene encoding IS21 family transposase, with protein sequence MVRRIKAKLVLQLRSQGLSGRAIAAGQGMSRHSVQAVIDAAEEAGLGWDRAEGMSDGQVYEVLFPGRGVRESVFAQPDWGRVHRELARVGVTLRLLHQEYQDAAVRDRQPVMSYDRFCRLYADYAAVLGASSRVGHKAGRSVEVDWSGPTMELLDPTTGEVSKVYLFVACLPFSRFAFVHASLDMRQESWLRAHVAMFEFFGGTVPRIVPDNLKTGVISHPREGEVVLNDAYRELAGHYSAAVLPGRVRHPKDKPSVENTVAHVATWVIAGLRSETFTTLSGLQARIRERVDAYNTTPFQKREGSRRSVFASEERPLLGTLPAAPFEISQWVYGRKVGRNGHVVWSKNYYSVPFAHIGAKVDLRITQSMIEIYRGDERLASHLLLPSNTSNKYRTNDADLPEGRGWQPWDRTRIDAWAARVGPATKTVTDRVFESVQVDEQAHDPALAILRLTRRFSPARVEAACQLALRGPVRNIRYAHLRPILDTGQDKTGQSVETADEVGGYVRGSDYYAGGTR encoded by the coding sequence ATGGTACGCAGGATCAAGGCGAAGTTGGTGTTGCAGCTTCGTTCGCAAGGGTTGTCGGGCAGAGCGATTGCTGCCGGGCAGGGCATGTCCAGGCACAGCGTGCAGGCGGTCATCGACGCTGCCGAGGAGGCCGGGCTGGGCTGGGATCGGGCGGAGGGCATGTCTGACGGGCAGGTCTACGAGGTGTTGTTCCCGGGCCGCGGTGTCCGGGAGAGCGTCTTCGCCCAGCCTGACTGGGGGCGGGTGCATCGGGAACTCGCCCGGGTCGGGGTGACGCTTCGGCTGCTTCATCAGGAGTATCAGGACGCGGCGGTGCGGGACCGGCAGCCGGTGATGAGTTACGACCGGTTCTGCCGGTTGTATGCCGACTACGCGGCCGTCCTGGGTGCTTCGTCGAGGGTGGGTCACAAGGCTGGCCGCAGCGTCGAGGTCGACTGGTCAGGGCCGACGATGGAGCTGCTGGATCCGACCACCGGCGAGGTGTCGAAGGTGTATTTGTTCGTGGCGTGTCTGCCGTTCAGCAGGTTCGCGTTCGTGCACGCCTCGTTGGATATGCGGCAGGAGTCGTGGTTGCGGGCGCACGTGGCGATGTTCGAGTTCTTCGGCGGCACGGTCCCCAGGATCGTGCCGGACAACTTGAAGACCGGTGTGATCTCCCATCCCCGTGAGGGGGAGGTCGTCCTCAATGACGCCTACCGGGAGCTGGCAGGGCACTACTCGGCCGCGGTGCTGCCGGGCCGTGTCAGGCACCCAAAGGACAAACCCAGTGTCGAGAACACCGTCGCGCACGTGGCGACGTGGGTGATCGCGGGGCTGCGGAGCGAGACGTTCACCACCTTGTCCGGGTTGCAGGCCCGGATCCGGGAACGCGTGGATGCCTACAACACCACACCGTTCCAGAAGCGGGAAGGGTCCCGCCGCAGCGTCTTCGCATCCGAGGAACGGCCGCTGCTCGGGACGTTGCCGGCGGCGCCGTTCGAGATCAGCCAGTGGGTCTATGGCCGCAAGGTGGGCCGCAACGGCCATGTCGTCTGGTCGAAGAACTACTACTCGGTCCCGTTCGCCCATATTGGGGCGAAGGTCGACCTGCGGATCACGCAGTCCATGATCGAGATTTACCGCGGCGATGAACGCCTGGCCAGTCACTTGCTGCTGCCCTCAAACACCTCGAACAAGTACCGCACCAACGATGCTGACTTGCCCGAGGGTCGGGGTTGGCAACCGTGGGACAGGACACGCATCGACGCCTGGGCGGCCAGGGTGGGGCCAGCCACCAAGACGGTGACCGACCGGGTCTTCGAGTCGGTCCAGGTCGACGAACAGGCCCATGACCCTGCGTTGGCGATCCTGCGCCTGACCAGACGATTCTCCCCGGCCCGGGTGGAGGCAGCTTGCCAGTTGGCGCTGCGGGGACCGGTGCGCAACATCCGCTACGCCCATCTGAGACCGATCCTGGACACCGGGCAGGACAAGACCGGTCAGAGCGTCGAGACCGCCGACGAGGTTGGCGGCTATGTCCGCGGCAGCGACTACTACGCCGGAGGGACCCGATGA
- the ltrA gene encoding group II intron reverse transcriptase/maturase: protein MSEDAPVNVGAAGWPSDARSYLAVRRMQTKLHGWAATDRGRRFDDLWNLVCDPAFLTMAWERVAGNKGSKTPGVDRVTVARISSGVGVEEFLRDLRAQLRAGEFRPVPVRQVMIPKASGKLRKLGIPTVTDRVVQAALKLVLEPIFEADFKSCSYGFRPNRRAQDAVAEIHHFASKSYEWVLEADIEACFDMIDHTALMDRLRCRIGDKRVLALVKAFLKAGVLTMVGTTEGTITGTPQGGILSPLLANIALSVLDDEFARRWDHEMGTAGKRAWRRDHGKASYRLIRYADDFVIVVKGQQEHAEQLRHEVADVLAPMGLRLSPEKTRVVHIDHGFDFLGFHIRRMRRRGSNKWYVYTLPAKKAIASIRRRVKTMTYRNTLHQDPGYLMDYLGRVLRGWANYFRYAVAKATFAAIDSYTWERITAWLRKKHRRLGWPELRRRYCLPGTWRLAHNGKRFTGAASVPVTRYRYRGYQIPTPWDRPAVTTS, encoded by the coding sequence ATGTCCGAAGACGCGCCGGTGAATGTCGGCGCCGCCGGGTGGCCCAGCGATGCTCGGTCCTATCTGGCGGTACGGAGGATGCAGACCAAGCTGCATGGTTGGGCGGCCACCGATCGTGGTCGCCGGTTCGATGACCTGTGGAACCTTGTGTGTGATCCGGCGTTCTTGACGATGGCGTGGGAACGCGTCGCCGGGAACAAGGGATCCAAGACTCCCGGGGTGGACCGTGTCACCGTGGCACGGATCAGTTCCGGGGTCGGGGTGGAGGAGTTCCTGCGTGACCTTCGGGCCCAGTTGAGGGCTGGAGAGTTCAGGCCGGTGCCGGTGCGGCAGGTGATGATCCCCAAGGCCAGCGGAAAGCTGCGCAAGTTGGGCATCCCGACCGTGACCGACCGGGTGGTGCAGGCTGCTTTGAAGCTGGTGCTGGAACCCATTTTCGAGGCCGACTTCAAGTCGTGCTCTTATGGGTTCAGACCTAACCGGCGCGCGCAGGACGCGGTCGCCGAGATCCACCACTTCGCGAGCAAATCGTATGAGTGGGTGTTGGAGGCCGACATTGAGGCGTGTTTCGACATGATCGACCACACCGCCTTGATGGACCGGCTCCGGTGCAGGATCGGTGACAAGCGGGTGCTCGCGCTGGTCAAGGCGTTCCTGAAAGCAGGCGTGCTCACCATGGTGGGCACGACCGAGGGGACGATCACCGGCACCCCACAGGGCGGGATCTTGTCCCCGCTGCTGGCCAACATCGCCCTATCAGTCCTCGATGACGAGTTCGCTCGCCGCTGGGACCATGAGATGGGCACGGCCGGTAAGCGGGCCTGGCGCCGTGACCACGGCAAAGCGTCTTATCGGCTGATCCGTTACGCCGATGACTTCGTCATCGTCGTGAAGGGTCAGCAGGAACACGCCGAGCAGTTGCGTCACGAGGTGGCAGACGTGCTGGCCCCGATGGGGTTGCGTCTGTCTCCGGAGAAGACCCGCGTGGTCCACATCGACCACGGGTTCGACTTCCTCGGTTTCCACATCCGACGGATGCGGAGACGAGGCAGCAACAAGTGGTACGTCTACACCCTGCCCGCGAAGAAGGCGATCGCCTCGATCAGACGGCGGGTGAAGACCATGACCTACAGGAACACCCTGCACCAGGACCCGGGATACCTCATGGACTATCTCGGGCGGGTGCTGCGGGGATGGGCGAACTACTTCCGGTATGCGGTGGCCAAAGCGACCTTCGCCGCGATCGACTCCTACACGTGGGAGCGGATCACGGCATGGCTACGCAAGAAGCACCGCCGACTCGGATGGCCGGAACTCCGCCGCAGGTACTGCCTGCCCGGAACCTGGCGCCTCGCTCACAACGGGAAGAGGTTCACCGGCGCCGCCAGCGTCCCGGTGACCAGGTACCGCTATCGCGGCTACCAGATCCCTACCCCCTGGGACCGGCCAGCTGTCACCACCAGCTGA
- a CDS encoding ATP-binding protein, translated as MSASLLDIETKRKLREMNATDLLTAIDTQDPVVSAGLAFEDRLRMAVDEAYSSFTHSKVTGLIRRAGLRYPNADLRRIDLLEERGLDRSLLSHLGSCQFVTRQQNVVFQGFTGSGKSYLGCALAKRACEHRIRAHYIRMPDLEEAWTAAQEQTGGAGKFLRKYAAFTLLVIDEWLLDRPTESMRGMLLELMERRYGETSTVFCTQYQQKDWHQRLGAGVHADAIMDRIVHNTLWIETGTYNMREHTAAQT; from the coding sequence ATGAGCGCCTCGCTGCTGGACATCGAGACCAAACGCAAGCTGCGGGAGATGAACGCCACCGACCTGCTGACTGCGATCGACACCCAAGACCCAGTGGTCTCGGCCGGGTTGGCGTTCGAGGACAGGCTCCGGATGGCTGTCGATGAGGCCTACTCGTCGTTCACCCACTCCAAGGTCACCGGCCTGATCCGACGCGCCGGTTTGCGTTACCCGAACGCTGACCTGCGCCGGATCGACCTGCTTGAGGAACGAGGGCTGGACCGCAGCCTGCTGTCCCATCTGGGCTCCTGCCAGTTCGTCACCCGCCAGCAGAACGTCGTGTTCCAAGGCTTCACCGGATCCGGGAAGTCGTATCTGGGATGCGCGCTGGCGAAACGGGCCTGCGAACACCGGATCCGGGCCCATTACATCCGGATGCCCGACCTCGAGGAGGCCTGGACCGCGGCCCAGGAACAGACCGGTGGAGCCGGGAAGTTCCTCCGCAAGTACGCTGCCTTCACGCTGCTGGTGATCGATGAATGGCTTCTGGATCGTCCCACCGAATCGATGCGAGGGATGCTGCTGGAACTGATGGAACGCCGCTATGGCGAAACCTCAACGGTATTCTGCACCCAGTATCAGCAGAAGGACTGGCACCAGCGCCTCGGCGCCGGCGTCCACGCCGACGCCATCATGGACCGCATCGTCCACAACACCCTCTGGATCGAGACCGGCACCTACAACATGCGCGAGCACACCGCCGCGCAGACCTAA
- a CDS encoding transposase yields the protein MLKILASFPTCPIPEIARLGRPLNQRREAFLGYFTTAGANNGGTESINDLIKLARRTARGFRSPDNNRLRMLKLARRTARGFRNPDNYRLRMLLIGSGLRT from the coding sequence TTGCTGAAGATCCTCGCATCGTTCCCGACTTGTCCGATCCCGGAGATCGCCCGCCTGGGCCGGCCCCTGAACCAGAGACGCGAAGCGTTCCTGGGCTACTTCACGACCGCGGGAGCCAACAACGGCGGTACCGAGAGCATCAACGACCTGATCAAACTCGCCCGCCGTACCGCCAGAGGGTTCCGCAGCCCAGACAACAACCGACTCAGAATGCTCAAACTCGCCCGCCGTACCGCCAGAGGGTTCCGCAACCCAGACAACTACCGCCTCAGAATGCTCCTCATCGGCAGCGGCCTACGCACCTAG
- a CDS encoding nucleoside-diphosphate sugar epimerase/dehydratase: MAYTAIAVALQVLAGIFTQFYLGRSRIGSFAEASWLGMLVVAIALVVGLVFSVFSPSFPRGVAIILPPLALVLMATGRFLFRTLIDSRSRASRDGAIPALVYGAGNAGYQVAQLLALAEEPPYRIVGFVDDAKGKRNLRINGHRVLGSGDELVKIAKEHHAEVVILAISSASTSLIQHLSDECSDNGIELMVIPPLREMVGGQVTMGSLRKLNVADLLGRRPIKTDLSAIADYITGKTVLVTGAGGSIGSELAVQAHRLGPSKLVLLDRDESALHGVQLALYGNGLLDTDDMVLCDIRDEEALREVFETHRPDVVFHAAALKHLPMLERFPLEGWKTNVLGTRNVLAAAHAVGVERFVNISTDKAAAATSVLGRTKRLAERLTAWYAMQYGIPYLSVRFGNVLGSRGSVLISFRSQIEKGGPVTVTHPDVTRYFMTIPEACELVLQSGAIGRPGDVLVLDMGEPVKILDVAKRMIAESKKDIEIHFTGLRHGEKMHEVLFSGAEAGEPSEHPLISEVQVPPLDPELVPAAPTEEDGRSPLDSAVAPPRTQLTIEHVRLAEASLIGGRE; encoded by the coding sequence TTGGCCTACACCGCGATAGCGGTCGCCCTGCAGGTGCTGGCCGGCATATTCACCCAGTTCTACCTCGGCCGCAGCCGCATCGGCAGCTTCGCCGAGGCGTCGTGGCTGGGCATGCTCGTGGTCGCGATCGCGTTGGTCGTCGGGCTCGTGTTTTCTGTTTTTTCGCCCAGTTTTCCGCGCGGCGTCGCGATCATCCTGCCTCCCCTGGCCCTGGTACTCATGGCGACGGGCAGGTTCCTGTTCCGCACGCTGATCGACTCGCGCTCGCGGGCCTCCCGCGACGGCGCCATCCCCGCCCTCGTGTACGGCGCCGGCAACGCGGGCTACCAGGTGGCTCAGCTTCTCGCTCTCGCCGAGGAGCCCCCTTACCGCATCGTGGGGTTCGTCGACGATGCGAAGGGCAAGAGGAATCTCCGGATCAACGGCCACCGGGTGCTGGGGTCTGGCGATGAGCTGGTCAAGATCGCCAAGGAACACCACGCAGAGGTGGTCATCCTCGCCATCTCGTCTGCCTCCACCTCGCTGATCCAGCACCTGAGCGACGAGTGCTCCGACAACGGCATCGAACTCATGGTGATCCCGCCGCTGCGCGAGATGGTCGGCGGCCAGGTCACGATGGGGTCGCTCCGCAAGCTGAATGTGGCGGACCTCCTGGGCCGTCGGCCCATCAAGACCGACCTCTCGGCGATCGCCGACTACATCACGGGCAAGACGGTGCTCGTCACCGGTGCCGGCGGCTCGATCGGCTCCGAGCTGGCCGTCCAGGCACACCGCCTCGGCCCGTCGAAGCTCGTGCTTCTCGATCGCGACGAGTCGGCCCTCCACGGCGTCCAGCTCGCCCTCTACGGCAACGGTCTCCTCGACACAGACGACATGGTGCTGTGCGACATCCGTGACGAGGAGGCGCTGCGCGAGGTGTTCGAGACCCATCGCCCCGACGTCGTCTTCCACGCCGCCGCGCTGAAGCACCTGCCGATGCTGGAGCGGTTCCCGCTCGAGGGGTGGAAGACCAACGTGCTCGGCACCCGCAACGTGCTGGCCGCGGCCCACGCGGTGGGCGTCGAGCGCTTCGTCAACATCTCCACTGACAAGGCAGCTGCCGCCACCAGCGTCCTCGGCCGCACCAAGCGCCTCGCTGAGCGGCTGACCGCCTGGTACGCGATGCAATACGGGATTCCGTACCTGTCGGTCCGCTTCGGCAACGTCCTCGGATCCCGCGGCTCGGTGCTCATCTCCTTCCGCAGCCAGATCGAGAAGGGCGGGCCTGTCACAGTGACCCACCCGGATGTGACCCGCTACTTCATGACCATCCCCGAGGCGTGTGAGCTTGTCCTCCAGTCGGGCGCCATCGGTCGCCCCGGCGACGTGCTGGTCCTCGACATGGGAGAGCCGGTCAAGATCCTCGACGTGGCCAAGCGGATGATCGCCGAGTCGAAGAAGGACATCGAGATCCACTTCACGGGGCTCCGCCACGGCGAGAAGATGCACGAGGTGCTCTTCAGCGGCGCCGAGGCTGGCGAGCCGAGCGAACACCCTCTGATCAGCGAGGTGCAGGTTCCGCCCCTCGATCCTGAGCTTGTGCCGGCCGCCCCCACAGAAGAAGATGGCCGGTCACCACTCGATTCTGCAGTCGCCCCGCCCCGCACCCAGTTGACCATCGAGCATGTGCGTTTGGCAGAGGCTTCACTGATTGGAGGGCGGGAATAG